One window of Cydia fagiglandana chromosome 19, ilCydFagi1.1, whole genome shotgun sequence genomic DNA carries:
- the LOC134674104 gene encoding cytochrome c oxidase subunit 5B, mitochondrial-like, translating into MASLCRQIIRGNALKGVLLNSARRGYADKMMPDPLEHATGLEKKELLAIQSGDDDPFNMKVLKKAAGTKANPTLVPSCFDARIVGCICEEHSTAISWLWIHKGQPRRCECGHWYKLIEKTPL; encoded by the exons ATGGCTTCTCTGTGTAGACAAATTATTCGCGGAAATGCGCTTAAAGGTGTTCTCTTGAACTCCGCCCGTCGAGGATATGCCGACAAAA TGATGCCGGATCCCCTGGAGCACGCCACCGGCCTGGAGAAGAAGGAGCTCCTCGCCATCCAGTCCGGAGACGATGATCCATTCAACATGAAGGTCCTGAAGAAGGCTGCCGGCACAAAGGCCAACCCCACCCTGGTGCCCTCCTGCTTCGATGCCCGGATTGTTGGATGCATAT GCGAGGAACACTCCACAGCTATCAGCTGGCTTTGGATACATAAG gGCCAGCCCCGCCGCTGCGAGTGCGGACACTGGTACAAACTTATCGAGAAGACGCCCCTCTAA
- the LOC134673827 gene encoding uncharacterized protein LOC134673827 — translation MYRISVLLGWYLFIGFYGICKSVAEQTPVTFTFKEYQYKDSPKNEMTFREFETACEQSSACSHMTGLARTRCVRECVSPSCYRELYQTDPLEDGEIDVRLNSFKGCFIQRSGRTRN, via the exons ATGTACCGAATATCTGTGTTACTTGGATGGTACTTATTTATAGGGTTTTATGGGATTTGTAAAAGTGTTGCTGAACAAACTCCAGTGACTTTTACGTTTAAAGAATACCAATATAAAGATTCCCCTAAAAAC GAAATGACATTCCGGGAGTTCGAAACCGCTTGTGAACAGAGCAGTGCCTGTAGCCATATGACCGGCCTTGCTCGAACTCGTTGCGTGAGGGAGTGTGTCTCCCCTTCGTGTTACAGGGAACTTTATCAAACAGATCCG CTTGAAGATGGTGAAATAGACGTGCGATTGAACTCCTTCAAAGGTTGCTTCATTCAAAGAAGTGGCAGAACTAGAAACTGA